A stretch of DNA from Saccharospirillaceae bacterium:
CTCGGGCGGCTGCCTTAGCCGAATTAATATTGATCATCTTGTTGCCTTTACCGCGAGCCATTACCGGTACGTCGGCTGCCGGGAATACCAACATACGACCTTCGTTACTGACCGCAGCAATCCAGCTTTTCTCTGGATTAACGATTTTTGCCGGAATTAATACCCGGGCATTGTCCGGTACCGTCAGCAGGTTTTTGCCCGCTTTGTTTTTGCTCTGCATATCGCCAAGGTTAGCGATAAAGCCATAACCGGCATCGGTTGCCATCAGATACTGATCGGAATCCGGACCCATCACCAGGCCGAGAAATTGCGAACCAGCCTGCATTGTCAGACGACCACTTAATGGCTCCCCCTGACCCCGGGCTGACGGTAAGGTATGGGCAGGCAAGGCATAAGAACGCCCAGTGCTGTCGATAAATACCGCGTTCTGATTACTTTTACCCGGTGCCGACAATAGATATTTATCACCGGACTTATAATTCAGACCTTCTGCATCGATATCGTGGCCTTTAGCAGCACGCACCCAGCCTTTTTCAGACAGCACAACGGTAATGGCTTCAGCAGAAACCAGTTCGGTTTCAGAGAAGGCTTTGGCTTCACCGCGAACCACTACAGGGGAACGACGGTCATCACCGTATTTTTCAGCGTCGGCAGTTAATTCTTTTTTGATCAGCGTTTTTAAGCGACGCTCAGACCCTAAGGTTTTTTCTAGCGAGTCGCGTTCTTTTTCTAACTCATCCTGCTCGCCACGGATTTTCATTTCTTCCAGTTTGGCGAGATGACGTAATTTCAATTCAAGAATAGCTTCTGCCTGAATATCCGATACGCCAAAGCGCTGCATTAACACCGCTTTAGGTTCATCTTCGGTGCGAATGATTTCGATCACTTCATCGATATTCAGGAAGGCCACCAACATACCTTCCAGTATGTGCAGCCGAGCTAATACTTTATCCAGACGGTGCTGCAAACGACGACGCACGGTACCGGTACGATATGCCAGCCACTCGGTTAACATCATTTGCAGGTTTTTCACCTGCGGACGACCGTCCAAACCAATCACGTTCATATTCACGCGATAGTTCTTTTCCAGATCGGTGGTGGCGAATAAATGTGCCATCACCGCGTCGGTATCAACACGATTGGATTTAGGCACAATTACCAGGCGCGTTGGGTTTTCGTGATCGGACTCGTCACGCAAATCCGTTACCAATGGCAGCTTTTTCGCTGTCATTTGTGCCGCGATTTGCTCCAGAATTTTTGCACCTGAAACCTGATGAGGCAGCGCAGTCACAACGATATCACCATCTTCGATGGAGTAGACCGCACGCATTTTCACGCTGCCCTTACCGGTACGATATAACTTACGCAGATCTTCTCTTGGCGTAATAATTTCCGCATCGGTAGGAAAGTCCGGTGCCTGCACATGCTCGCATAAAGCATCGATTTCGGCTTTAGGATTATCCAGCAGGTGAATACAGGCACTGGCTACTTCACGAATATTATGCGGCGGAATATCGGTCGCCATACCAACCGCAATACCCGTGGTGCCGTTTAACAGGATATTTGGCAAACGGGCTGGCAGAGTGCACGGCTCGTCCATGGTGCCATCAAAGTTCGGCTGCCAATCAACCGTGCCCTGACCTAATTCGCTCAGTAACACCTCGGCATAGTTGGCCAGCTTGGCTTCGGTGTAACGCATCGCCGCGAACGACTTAGGGTCATCCGGCGCACCCCAGTTGCCCTGACCGTCGACCAGCGGGTAGCGGTAGGAAAATGGCTGAGCCATCAGCACCATGGCTTCGTAACAAGCGCTGTCACCGTGTGGATGGTATTTACCCAACACGTCACCGACGGTACGGGCCGACTTCTTATATTTGGCGGTGTGCTTTAAACCCAGCTCACTCATGGCGTAGGTAATG
This window harbors:
- the parC gene encoding DNA topoisomerase IV subunit A codes for the protein MSYTDDGVERQSLKQYTESAYLNYSMYVILDRALPHVGDGLKPVQRRITYAMSELGLKHTAKYKKSARTVGDVLGKYHPHGDSACYEAMVLMAQPFSYRYPLVDGQGNWGAPDDPKSFAAMRYTEAKLANYAEVLLSELGQGTVDWQPNFDGTMDEPCTLPARLPNILLNGTTGIAVGMATDIPPHNIREVASACIHLLDNPKAEIDALCEHVQAPDFPTDAEIITPREDLRKLYRTGKGSVKMRAVYSIEDGDIVVTALPHQVSGAKILEQIAAQMTAKKLPLVTDLRDESDHENPTRLVIVPKSNRVDTDAVMAHLFATTDLEKNYRVNMNVIGLDGRPQVKNLQMMLTEWLAYRTGTVRRRLQHRLDKVLARLHILEGMLVAFLNIDEVIEIIRTEDEPKAVLMQRFGVSDIQAEAILELKLRHLAKLEEMKIRGEQDELEKERDSLEKTLGSERRLKTLIKKELTADAEKYGDDRRSPVVVRGEAKAFSETELVSAEAITVVLSEKGWVRAAKGHDIDAEGLNYKSGDKYLLSAPGKSNQNAVFIDSTGRSYALPAHTLPSARGQGEPLSGRLTMQAGSQFLGLVMGPDSDQYLMATDAGYGFIANLGDMQSKNKAGKNLLTVPDNARVLIPAKIVNPEKSWIAAVSNEGRMLVFPAADVPVMARGKGNKMININSAKAAAREELMVACVAFSEDDTILVYAGKRHMKLKFADLEHYQGERGRRGNKLPRGFQNVDAMEVVRKDD